In the Alkaliphilus oremlandii OhILAs genome, one interval contains:
- the uvrA gene encoding excinuclease ABC subunit UvrA, with product MVKDKIIIRGAKENNLKNVDVEIPRNKFVVMTGLSGSGKSSLAFDTIYAEGQRRYMESLSSYARQFLGQMEKPDVEYIEGLSPAISIDQKTTNKNPRSTVGTVTEIYDYLRLLFARVGVPHCPVCNVEITQMTVEQIVDKIMELEMGTKLQLLAPVVRGKKGEHQKLIEEIKKEGFARLRVNGEVKDIYEEIKLAKTKKHDIEVVVDRIVVKEGIESRLGDSIETVLKLSEGLVIVDVIGGEEILFSTKFACPEHGIGIEELAPRMFSFNSPFGACPECNGIGHMKKVDPELVIPNKNLSIRQGAIVPWSGSGNANDNTYYFKMLESIVVQYGYDVDTPVSEFPKELMEDILYGTGKKELKFRYESKFGGAREYSAVFEGVIPNLTRRYNETNSDYIVDKIEEYMAEIKCGTCKGARLKDVILGVTVGGKNIAEITDFSVKDAKKFFDTIEFDDRKAFIARQILKEIQARLDFLVDVGLDYLTLSRNAGTLSGGESQRIRLATQIGSSLVGVLYILDEPSIGLHQRDNEKLLGALRHLTDIGNTVIVVEHDEDTMFVADHIIDIGPGAGIHGGTIVAQGTVQEIMESEESITGQYLSGKKMIPIPKERKKPNGTWIKILGANENNLKNLNVEIPLGIFTCVTGVSGSGKSTLVNEILYKRIAQDLNGAKSKPGVHKDIKGLEHIDKVIEIDQSPIGRTPRSNPATYTGVFDDIRDLFAQTNQAKMKGYQKGRFSFNVKGGRCEACGGDGIIKIEMHFLPDVYVPCEVCKGKRYNRETLEVKYKGKTISDVLEMNVEEALSFFENIPKIQRKMQTLHDVGLGYIKLGQPSTQLSGGEAQRIKLASELSKRSTGKTLYILDEPTTGLHIADIDKLIEVLQRLVEGGNSILVIEHNLDVIKTADYIIDLGPEGGSGGGKIIATGTPEEIINKKESYTGKFLKPFIQKQKN from the coding sequence GTGGTAAAGGATAAAATCATAATTAGAGGGGCAAAGGAAAATAACTTAAAAAATGTTGATGTAGAAATACCTAGAAATAAATTTGTCGTGATGACCGGGTTATCCGGTTCTGGCAAGTCTTCCTTAGCCTTCGACACCATTTATGCAGAGGGACAGAGAAGATATATGGAAAGCTTGTCTTCTTATGCACGACAGTTCTTAGGGCAAATGGAAAAGCCAGATGTGGAATATATTGAAGGTCTTTCTCCTGCAATTTCCATCGACCAAAAAACGACCAATAAAAATCCAAGATCGACGGTTGGAACGGTTACGGAGATTTATGATTATTTGAGATTATTATTTGCTCGCGTAGGCGTTCCCCACTGTCCTGTGTGTAACGTTGAAATTACACAGATGACAGTGGAGCAAATCGTAGATAAAATCATGGAACTAGAGATGGGAACAAAGCTGCAGCTGTTGGCTCCTGTCGTTCGAGGAAAAAAAGGAGAGCACCAAAAGCTCATAGAAGAAATAAAAAAAGAAGGCTTTGCGAGACTTAGAGTCAATGGGGAAGTAAAAGATATCTATGAAGAGATTAAACTTGCTAAAACGAAGAAGCATGATATTGAAGTCGTTGTAGACCGAATCGTTGTAAAAGAAGGCATCGAATCGAGACTAGGAGACTCCATTGAAACTGTGCTGAAGCTCAGTGAAGGGCTAGTCATTGTAGATGTCATTGGTGGAGAAGAAATCCTGTTTTCTACAAAATTTGCCTGCCCAGAGCATGGTATCGGCATTGAAGAGCTGGCACCTCGTATGTTCTCCTTCAATAGTCCATTTGGTGCCTGCCCAGAATGTAATGGAATCGGTCATATGAAGAAGGTGGACCCAGAATTGGTCATTCCAAATAAGAATTTAAGCATTCGACAGGGCGCCATTGTACCGTGGAGTGGTTCCGGCAATGCAAATGACAATACTTATTATTTTAAAATGCTGGAGAGCATCGTTGTTCAATATGGATATGATGTAGACACCCCAGTCAGTGAATTTCCTAAGGAACTGATGGAAGACATCTTATACGGTACAGGGAAAAAAGAACTAAAATTCCGATATGAATCTAAATTTGGAGGAGCGCGGGAATATTCGGCGGTCTTTGAAGGTGTGATACCAAATTTAACGAGGAGATATAATGAAACCAACTCCGACTATATTGTAGATAAAATCGAAGAATACATGGCTGAAATTAAATGTGGAACTTGTAAGGGTGCTAGATTGAAGGATGTTATTCTAGGGGTTACTGTTGGTGGTAAAAATATTGCCGAAATAACAGATTTCTCGGTAAAGGATGCCAAGAAATTCTTTGATACCATAGAATTTGATGATAGAAAAGCTTTTATAGCAAGACAAATATTAAAGGAAATCCAAGCGAGATTAGACTTTTTAGTAGATGTGGGATTGGATTATTTAACCCTATCCAGAAATGCAGGTACTCTATCCGGTGGAGAATCCCAGAGAATTCGTTTGGCCACTCAAATTGGTTCCAGTCTAGTGGGGGTACTTTATATTTTAGATGAGCCTAGCATTGGACTGCACCAGAGAGATAACGAGAAACTACTAGGTGCTTTAAGACATTTAACGGATATTGGTAATACGGTCATCGTTGTAGAGCACGATGAGGACACTATGTTTGTCGCAGACCATATTATCGATATTGGCCCCGGTGCAGGTATTCACGGTGGTACCATTGTTGCACAGGGAACCGTTCAGGAGATCATGGAGTCCGAAGAATCCATTACAGGACAATATTTAAGTGGCAAAAAGATGATTCCGATTCCAAAGGAAAGAAAAAAGCCCAATGGTACATGGATAAAAATCCTGGGCGCCAATGAAAATAACCTAAAGAATTTAAATGTAGAGATTCCTCTGGGGATATTTACCTGCGTTACCGGCGTTTCTGGCTCTGGTAAAAGTACCCTAGTGAACGAAATTCTATATAAAAGAATAGCCCAAGATTTAAATGGAGCAAAGTCAAAGCCAGGTGTCCATAAGGATATCAAAGGGCTGGAGCACATCGACAAGGTCATCGAAATCGATCAAAGCCCTATTGGAAGGACGCCACGTTCCAACCCAGCAACCTACACCGGAGTATTCGATGATATTCGAGATCTCTTTGCTCAGACCAACCAAGCGAAAATGAAAGGATATCAAAAAGGAAGATTCAGCTTTAACGTGAAGGGCGGTCGATGTGAAGCCTGCGGTGGCGATGGGATCATAAAAATTGAAATGCACTTTCTTCCAGATGTTTATGTGCCCTGTGAAGTTTGTAAAGGAAAGCGATACAATAGAGAAACTCTAGAAGTCAAATATAAAGGAAAGACAATTTCCGATGTTTTAGAAATGAATGTAGAGGAAGCCCTAAGCTTTTTTGAAAACATCCCTAAAATCCAGAGAAAAATGCAGACACTACACGATGTGGGCTTGGGTTATATTAAACTGGGACAACCATCGACTCAGCTATCCGGCGGAGAAGCACAGCGAATTAAACTTGCCTCTGAGCTCAGTAAGCGAAGTACAGGGAAAACATTGTATATCTTGGATGAACCGACAACGGGCCTTCATATTGCTGATATCGATAAACTGATAGAAGTATTACAAAGACTGGTTGAAGGTGGAAATTCAATTTTAGTTATTGAACATAATTTAGATGTAATTAAGACTGCCGACTATATCATAGATCTAGGTCCAGAAGGTGGAAGTGGTGGAGGAAAGATCATTGCCACCGGAACACCGGAAGAAATCATCAATAAAAAAGAATCCTATACAGGTAAATTCTTAAAGCCTTTCATACAAAAACAGAAAAATTAG
- the uvrB gene encoding excinuclease ABC subunit UvrB, whose translation MEKFQIVSNYRPTGDQPKAIEALANGINKGTKHQVLLGVTGSGKTFTMANVIEKVQKPTLVIAHNKTLAAQLCSEFKEFFPNNAVEYFVSYYDYYQPEAYVVTSDTYIEKDASINDEIDKLRHSATSALLERRDVIIVASVSCIYGLGDPTEYKNLMVSLRSGMEKSREEVLKQLVDIQYERNDINFIRGTFRVRGDVVEVFPASSSENAIRLEFFGDEIERILEVNSLTGEIIGVRQHVSIFPASHYATGADKVENAIKAIEVELEERIKEFKGEEKLIEAQRIGQRTMYDIEMLREVGFCQGIENYSRHLTSREPGSRPYTLMDYFPEDYLIIIDESHVTVPQIRAMYGGDRSRKESLVNYGFRLPSAYDNRPLNFEEFEGLVNQIVYVSATPGPYEMDKTQNIIEQVIRPTGLLDPIIDIRPIKGQIDDLVGEIRKRTEKNQRVLVTTLTKKMSEDLTDYLKEIQIKVKYLHSDIKTIERMEIIRDLRLGEFDVLVGINLLREGLDLPEVSLVAILDADKEGFLRSETSLIQTIGRAARNLEGKVIMYADRITRSMQVAIDETNRRRKLQEEYNIAHNIQPKSIEKGIRDVIEATKVAEEEVKYGKEASKNNLSKEELEKVLQDLETEMLQAATDLQFERAAELRDKIQSLRAQQK comes from the coding sequence ATGGAGAAATTTCAGATTGTATCCAATTATCGTCCTACGGGAGATCAGCCAAAAGCCATAGAAGCTTTGGCAAATGGCATTAATAAAGGGACTAAGCATCAGGTGTTACTGGGTGTTACAGGGTCAGGAAAAACCTTTACCATGGCCAATGTCATAGAAAAGGTGCAAAAACCGACTTTAGTCATTGCCCATAATAAAACTTTGGCAGCCCAGCTATGCAGTGAGTTTAAAGAATTCTTTCCAAATAATGCTGTAGAATACTTTGTGAGCTATTACGATTATTATCAGCCAGAGGCTTACGTCGTTACCAGCGATACCTATATAGAGAAGGATGCATCCATCAATGATGAAATCGATAAGCTCCGCCATTCAGCCACATCAGCTTTACTGGAAAGACGAGATGTGATTATCGTTGCCAGTGTTTCTTGTATCTATGGCTTGGGAGATCCTACGGAATATAAAAACTTAATGGTTTCCCTCCGTTCTGGGATGGAAAAATCCAGGGAAGAAGTTTTAAAGCAATTGGTAGATATTCAATATGAAAGAAATGATATTAATTTTATCCGAGGAACTTTTAGAGTGCGCGGCGATGTTGTAGAGGTTTTCCCTGCATCCTCCTCAGAAAACGCCATTCGACTGGAGTTTTTTGGAGATGAAATAGAGCGAATATTAGAAGTGAACTCTTTAACGGGAGAAATTATTGGCGTAAGGCAGCATGTGTCTATTTTCCCTGCTTCCCACTATGCTACAGGAGCAGACAAGGTAGAGAACGCCATCAAAGCCATCGAAGTGGAGCTTGAAGAGAGAATTAAGGAATTTAAAGGAGAGGAAAAGCTCATTGAAGCTCAAAGAATAGGTCAGCGCACCATGTACGACATTGAAATGCTCAGAGAAGTTGGTTTTTGTCAAGGCATCGAGAACTACTCCAGACATTTAACCAGTAGAGAGCCTGGCAGCAGACCCTATACCTTAATGGACTATTTCCCAGAGGATTACTTAATCATCATAGATGAGTCCCATGTTACGGTTCCTCAAATTCGAGCCATGTATGGTGGCGATCGCTCTAGAAAGGAATCCTTGGTGAACTACGGCTTTCGATTACCATCTGCTTATGATAATCGACCATTGAACTTTGAAGAGTTTGAAGGTTTAGTAAATCAGATTGTATACGTCAGTGCAACGCCAGGTCCATACGAAATGGACAAGACTCAGAATATCATAGAGCAGGTCATACGGCCTACGGGTCTCTTGGACCCAATCATCGATATTCGTCCGATTAAAGGGCAAATAGATGATCTCGTTGGAGAAATAAGAAAAAGAACTGAGAAAAACCAGAGAGTTTTGGTTACAACACTGACTAAAAAAATGTCGGAAGATTTAACAGATTATTTAAAAGAAATTCAAATTAAGGTAAAGTACTTACATTCAGATATTAAAACCATTGAGAGAATGGAGATCATAAGGGATCTTCGTTTAGGAGAGTTTGATGTTTTAGTGGGTATCAATCTATTGAGAGAGGGTCTTGATCTACCGGAAGTATCCTTAGTTGCTATATTGGATGCGGATAAGGAAGGCTTTTTAAGATCTGAAACCTCATTGATACAAACCATTGGTAGGGCAGCTAGAAATCTAGAAGGTAAGGTTATTATGTATGCCGATCGGATTACGAGATCCATGCAGGTTGCAATTGACGAAACCAATCGAAGAAGGAAGCTGCAAGAGGAATATAATATAGCTCATAATATACAGCCGAAATCCATTGAAAAGGGGATTCGTGATGTGATCGAAGCAACGAAGGTTGCAGAGGAAGAAGTGAAATATGGAAAAGAAGCAAGTAAGAATAATTTAAGCAAGGAAGAACTGGAGAAGGTCCTTCAGGATCTTGAAACTGAAATGCTTCAGGCTGCCACCGATTTACAGTTTGAGCGAGCGGCAGAATTGAGGGATAAAATTCAATCATTGCGAGCACAGCAAAAGTAG
- a CDS encoding S41 family peptidase: MISKRKAVIGALLIFALTTILNFTVGSFITSPLGFGYALTKNEKAAYEKFIALKAHLLKNYYKELDEDQLIEGAIKGMFESIGDPYTQYMGAKEFGDLMTSTKGTYGGIGVIVTPGEDGYVTVVSPIEDTPGERAGLIPGDKIIAVNGESISGDKLDYAVSLMKGDPQSEVKLTILREDKKETFEVAIVREEIRLKTVKSEVLQNDIGYLRITMFDEKTADDFKTHLKDLKAKNIKGLILDLRNNPGGLLDECVEIADEILGEQVIVYTEDRNGNRKVEKSDKRQLEMPLAVLVNKGSASASEILSGAIKDGGQGTIIGTTTFGKGLVQQVRPLADGTGFKYTISEYFTPNGTNIHGTGVVPDIVVELPEESENQGAEKQEDVQLNKAIEVIREKIKK; the protein is encoded by the coding sequence ATGATAAGTAAAAGAAAAGCTGTAATCGGAGCCCTACTAATTTTTGCTTTAACCACTATTCTAAATTTCACTGTGGGAAGCTTTATTACTTCACCACTGGGATTTGGATATGCACTCACAAAAAATGAGAAAGCGGCTTACGAAAAATTCATAGCTCTTAAAGCACATTTACTGAAAAATTATTATAAGGAATTAGATGAAGATCAATTAATAGAAGGTGCTATTAAAGGAATGTTTGAGAGCATCGGCGATCCATATACACAGTACATGGGGGCAAAGGAATTTGGCGATTTAATGACCAGCACAAAAGGAACCTATGGTGGAATTGGTGTTATTGTAACACCGGGTGAGGATGGCTACGTAACGGTGGTATCTCCAATTGAAGATACGCCTGGGGAAAGAGCTGGGCTCATACCTGGGGATAAAATCATTGCTGTCAACGGAGAATCTATATCTGGAGATAAATTGGATTATGCCGTTAGCCTAATGAAAGGAGACCCTCAAAGTGAAGTCAAATTGACCATTTTAAGAGAAGATAAGAAAGAAACCTTTGAGGTCGCCATTGTTCGAGAAGAAATACGTTTAAAAACTGTTAAATCAGAAGTTCTACAAAACGACATCGGATATCTTAGAATTACCATGTTCGATGAAAAAACTGCAGATGATTTTAAAACTCACCTAAAGGATTTAAAGGCAAAGAATATTAAAGGGCTGATTTTAGATTTAAGAAATAATCCGGGTGGATTATTAGATGAGTGTGTAGAGATTGCAGATGAAATATTAGGGGAACAGGTTATCGTTTATACAGAAGATCGCAATGGCAACAGAAAAGTAGAAAAATCCGACAAAAGACAATTGGAAATGCCTTTAGCGGTTTTAGTAAACAAGGGAAGTGCCAGTGCCTCTGAAATTTTATCAGGAGCAATTAAAGATGGTGGTCAAGGCACCATCATAGGAACCACCACATTCGGTAAAGGTTTGGTACAGCAAGTTAGACCTCTTGCGGACGGAACTGGTTTTAAATACACAATTTCAGAATACTTTACGCCAAATGGCACGAATATTCATGGTACAGGAGTCGTTCCAGATATTGTAGTAGAGCTTCCAGAGGAAAGCGAAAATCAAGGGGCTGAAAAGCAAGAAGATGTGCAGCTAAATAAAGCCATCGAAGTTATTCGAGAAAAAATTAAAAAATAA
- a CDS encoding murein hydrolase activator EnvC family protein, whose translation MKRKHGMALLIILTMATTSLFSFADTAKQITDDLNAKKAEQKKLTNEINKVKKQETQVLAKIQSLEGEIDRSEGEIETLKNKISNTENRISTAIHNIEVAEQNIGHKQDVMGERVNIMYRNGNIGYAEVLLNSKSLTDLLTNLDMVKKIVNHDVELLKEMEAQKAIIEEEKMTLENQKKQLVSLKASVEEKQEKLVVSRGEQEKYRKDLAQNKVELEKMLDQNKKDADNLTNKLRSLQSSSAYVGGVLQWPTPGYTNITSPFGNRIHPILKTKKFHTGIDIGAPNGKNVIAAGAGKVITAGTLGSYGKAVIIDHGGGIMTLYAHNSKLLVSNGDTVTSGQVIALIGSTGASTGPHLHFEVRKNGQYVDPIPYLKGK comes from the coding sequence ATGAAAAGGAAGCACGGCATGGCTCTTCTAATTATATTAACCATGGCAACGACGTCTCTATTCTCATTTGCTGACACAGCAAAGCAAATTACGGATGACCTGAATGCAAAGAAGGCAGAGCAGAAAAAGCTTACCAATGAAATCAACAAAGTAAAGAAACAGGAAACACAGGTATTGGCAAAGATACAAAGTTTAGAGGGTGAAATTGATCGTTCAGAAGGAGAGATTGAAACCTTAAAAAATAAAATATCCAACACAGAAAATAGAATTAGTACAGCAATACACAATATCGAAGTTGCGGAACAAAATATTGGACATAAGCAAGATGTGATGGGTGAAAGAGTCAATATCATGTACAGAAATGGCAATATTGGATATGCAGAGGTTTTGTTAAACTCCAAAAGTCTTACAGATCTTTTGACAAATTTAGATATGGTAAAAAAAATAGTGAATCATGATGTAGAACTATTAAAAGAGATGGAAGCTCAAAAGGCTATTATTGAAGAAGAAAAAATGACCCTAGAAAATCAAAAGAAACAATTGGTTAGCTTAAAAGCCAGCGTAGAAGAGAAGCAAGAGAAATTGGTGGTATCTAGGGGTGAGCAAGAGAAGTACCGAAAGGATCTAGCTCAAAACAAGGTGGAACTAGAAAAAATGTTGGATCAGAATAAAAAAGATGCTGATAATCTTACCAATAAGCTGAGAAGTTTACAATCCAGCAGTGCATACGTAGGTGGTGTGTTGCAGTGGCCAACGCCGGGATATACAAACATAACATCCCCCTTTGGAAATAGGATACACCCTATTTTAAAAACTAAAAAATTCCATACGGGGATTGATATTGGTGCACCAAACGGGAAAAATGTAATCGCTGCAGGTGCTGGTAAGGTTATCACTGCAGGTACCTTGGGAAGCTATGGTAAGGCTGTAATCATCGACCATGGTGGTGGTATCATGACCTTATATGCACATAACTCAAAGCTATTGGTTTCCAATGGAGATACGGTTACCAGCGGGCAAGTCATCGCCTTGATTGGAAGCACTGGAGCTTCTACAGGACCACATTTACATTTTGAGGTTCGTAAAAATGGTCAATATGTGGATCCAATTCCATACTTAAAAGGAAAATAA